One genomic region from Mesorhizobium terrae encodes:
- a CDS encoding polyprenyl synthetase family protein, translating into MGVVLNLEDGKREAASIKDLIDLTAADMGRVNELILSKAGSDVQMIPEIANHLISSGGKRLRPMLTLAAAQMFGYSGDGHVKLATSVEFMHTATLLHDDVVDESGMRRGKKTARMIWGNQASVLVGDFLLGQAFRMMVEVGSLDALDILSTAASIIAEGEVMQLAAAKNLDTTEDEHFAVIKAKTAALFSAAAEVGPVIACASRTDRAALRSYGMNLGLAFQLIDDALDYGGSSKDLGKNVGDDFREGKVTLPVILAYRRGTAAERTFWKRAIEENVADDAGLEKAIGLMTRHGAISDTISRARHFGEIARDALAPLEKTPQKAALIDVIDFCISRVN; encoded by the coding sequence GTGGGTGTCGTTCTCAATCTCGAAGACGGGAAGCGGGAAGCCGCATCGATCAAGGATCTGATCGACCTGACGGCCGCTGATATGGGCCGCGTCAACGAGTTGATCCTGTCCAAGGCCGGTTCCGACGTGCAGATGATTCCCGAGATCGCCAATCACCTGATTTCCTCGGGCGGCAAGCGGTTGCGACCGATGCTGACCTTGGCGGCCGCGCAGATGTTCGGCTATTCCGGCGATGGCCACGTCAAGCTGGCGACCAGCGTCGAGTTCATGCATACAGCCACGCTGCTCCATGATGACGTGGTCGACGAGAGTGGCATGCGGCGTGGCAAGAAGACGGCGCGCATGATCTGGGGCAACCAGGCGAGCGTGCTGGTAGGCGACTTTTTGCTCGGTCAGGCCTTCCGCATGATGGTCGAGGTCGGTTCGCTGGACGCACTCGATATTCTTTCCACCGCCGCCTCCATCATCGCCGAAGGCGAGGTGATGCAACTCGCGGCCGCCAAGAACCTCGATACGACCGAGGACGAGCATTTCGCGGTCATCAAGGCGAAGACCGCGGCGCTGTTCTCCGCCGCCGCCGAAGTTGGCCCGGTGATCGCCTGCGCCTCGCGTACCGACCGCGCGGCGCTGCGTTCCTATGGCATGAATCTCGGCCTTGCCTTCCAGCTCATCGACGATGCGCTGGACTATGGCGGTTCGAGCAAGGACCTCGGCAAGAATGTCGGCGACGACTTCCGCGAGGGCAAGGTGACGCTGCCGGTGATCCTCGCCTATCGGCGCGGCACGGCGGCCGAGCGCACCTTCTGGAAACGCGCCATCGAGGAGAATGTCGCCGACGATGCCGGGTTGGAGAAGGCGATTGGCCTGATGACCCGCCATGGCGCGATCTCCGACACGATCAGCCGCGCCCGCCACTTCGGCGAGATCGCCCGCGACGCGCTGGCGCCGCTGGAAAAGACGCCGCAGAAGGCGGCGCTGATAGACGTCATCGATTTCTGCATCAGCCGCGTCAACTGA
- a CDS encoding DUF2007 domain-containing protein → MIELLRTNDAVIISFVESLMRDAGIGFLTADQNMSVLDGSIGILPRRVLVESDRIDEARRILTDAGIADEIRRT, encoded by the coding sequence ATGATCGAGCTCCTGCGCACCAATGATGCTGTCATCATCTCCTTTGTCGAATCGCTGATGCGCGACGCCGGCATCGGTTTTCTCACCGCCGACCAGAATATGAGCGTGCTCGACGGGTCGATCGGCATCCTGCCGCGCCGTGTCCTGGTCGAGAGCGATCGTATCGACGAAGCGCGGCGGATCCTGACCGACGCTGGCATCGCCGACGAAATCCGCCGGACATGA
- a CDS encoding tRNA1(Val) (adenine(37)-N6)-methyltransferase, whose amino-acid sequence MTATAPGAVPEHTVDAFHRGGFWLVQPAKGGHRAGMDAMMLAAAVPSDFCGQVADFGAGAGAAGLAVVSRCERARATLVERSSDMAAFAEASLGHPANQHLSDRVEVLRADVTLVGKARTAAGLADNKFDFAIMNPPFNAGEDRATPDALRREAHVMDDGLFEAWVRSAAAVVKPRGGIAIIARPESLVAILDALAGRFGSAQIIPVHPRADQAAIRIVLRAFLGLRGKLALLPPLVLHDANHKGLLPRADAISNGVASLFGD is encoded by the coding sequence ATGACGGCGACGGCGCCCGGCGCGGTTCCCGAGCACACGGTCGATGCCTTCCATCGCGGCGGCTTCTGGCTGGTGCAGCCGGCCAAGGGCGGACACCGCGCCGGCATGGACGCCATGATGCTGGCAGCAGCCGTCCCGTCCGATTTCTGCGGACAGGTGGCTGACTTCGGCGCCGGCGCGGGTGCTGCCGGTCTCGCCGTGGTCTCGCGCTGCGAGCGCGCCCGGGCAACGCTTGTCGAACGATCATCTGATATGGCCGCTTTCGCCGAGGCGTCGCTCGGCCATCCGGCGAACCAGCATCTCAGCGACCGGGTGGAGGTGTTGCGCGCCGACGTGACGCTTGTCGGCAAGGCAAGGACCGCCGCCGGGCTGGCCGACAACAAATTCGATTTCGCCATCATGAATCCGCCGTTCAATGCCGGCGAAGACCGCGCAACGCCCGATGCCTTGCGGCGCGAGGCGCATGTGATGGACGACGGGCTGTTCGAGGCCTGGGTGCGCAGCGCCGCCGCCGTGGTCAAGCCGCGCGGCGGGATCGCGATCATCGCGCGACCCGAATCGCTTGTCGCGATCCTCGACGCGCTGGCGGGCCGGTTCGGCAGCGCCCAGATCATACCGGTGCATCCGCGTGCCGATCAGGCCGCGATCCGCATCGTCCTGCGTGCCTTTCTCGGTTTGCGCGGCAAGCTCGCCTTGCTGCCGCCGCTCGTCCTGCACGACGCGAACCACAAGGGCCTGCTGCCGCGCGCGGACGCCATCAGCAACGGAGTGGCCTCGCTTTTCGGAGATTGA